One Bermanella sp. WJH001 genomic region harbors:
- a CDS encoding helix-turn-helix domain-containing protein → MKELEIGFAKKAQDEQVNTAELERIARDILMPCIFSDVGENKCTTRQKILGRALDFIHHHSIESISLKQLAQAASTSVRNVQIVFKQELGVTPIAYIQQFRLHRFRHRLSYAKSVTEAAYASGFKHLGRLTERYAGVFNNTPSVHLTKGSMVQLNVGDLFEMNLGEV, encoded by the coding sequence GTGAAAGAGCTGGAAATAGGTTTTGCAAAGAAGGCGCAAGATGAGCAGGTTAATACAGCTGAGCTTGAACGAATTGCCCGTGATATTTTAATGCCGTGCATTTTTTCGGATGTGGGTGAAAACAAGTGCACCACTCGGCAAAAGATTTTAGGTCGTGCGTTAGACTTTATCCATCATCACTCTATTGAATCGATTTCTTTAAAACAGCTTGCCCAAGCTGCGTCGACGTCTGTGCGTAATGTTCAAATCGTTTTTAAACAAGAACTCGGGGTGACACCTATTGCGTATATTCAGCAATTTCGGTTGCATCGTTTTCGTCATCGTTTGAGTTACGCTAAAAGTGTAACTGAAGCGGCTTATGCATCAGGCTTTAAACATTTGGGAAGATTAACGGAGCGTTATGCCGGTGTATTTAATAACACGCCCTCGGTGCATTTAACAAAAGGCTCCATGGTGCAATTAAATGTTGGCGATTTATTTGAGATGAATTTAGGCGAGGTCTAG